In Hallerella succinigenes, the following are encoded in one genomic region:
- a CDS encoding IS630 family transposase, whose product MEKDDARKNVQSLLEKRKTIVKMKKAGFKKSKIAETCGVSRPMVDAVLSLYEKGGMNALKPKTRGRKEREKRLLSANQESEIQKLIRDKRPEQLKFKFALWTREAVAELVRSKFGVKLAKRTVGDYLKRWNFTPQKPIVRAYEQNPEAVKKWLEEEYPKIKADAVCENAEIHWADETAIVNTDVRGRSYAPCGQTPVVKAPGCRERFSMISAVNNRGKCHWMMIDGAFDATKLIDFMTALVKDVYADGKGKKVFLVMDNLRVHHSKPVKEWLEANTDKISVFYLPSYSPELNPDERLNADLKHEISSNAPARTREKLRSHAESHMKMVSNSPERVIKYFGDKHVSYAA is encoded by the coding sequence AGGCGGGATTCAAGAAAAGCAAGATCGCAGAGACCTGCGGCGTGAGCCGCCCCATGGTGGATGCAGTTCTATCGCTTTACGAGAAAGGCGGGATGAATGCGCTCAAGCCGAAGACAAGGGGCCGCAAGGAAAGGGAAAAAAGGCTCCTTTCCGCCAATCAAGAATCCGAGATACAGAAACTAATCCGGGACAAGCGTCCCGAACAGCTCAAGTTCAAGTTCGCCCTCTGGACCCGCGAAGCGGTTGCGGAGCTTGTCCGCAGCAAATTTGGAGTGAAGCTGGCCAAGAGAACGGTCGGCGACTACCTCAAAAGATGGAACTTCACCCCGCAAAAACCGATTGTCCGCGCGTACGAGCAAAACCCCGAAGCGGTGAAGAAGTGGCTCGAAGAGGAATACCCGAAAATAAAGGCCGATGCGGTATGCGAGAATGCGGAAATCCACTGGGCGGACGAGACCGCCATCGTGAACACGGATGTCCGTGGCCGCAGCTACGCCCCCTGCGGGCAGACCCCGGTCGTGAAGGCTCCCGGATGCAGGGAGCGCTTTTCCATGATATCGGCGGTGAACAATCGCGGGAAGTGCCACTGGATGATGATTGACGGGGCGTTCGACGCGACGAAGCTCATCGACTTCATGACGGCTCTGGTGAAGGATGTGTATGCAGACGGGAAAGGGAAGAAAGTGTTTCTCGTGATGGACAACCTGAGGGTTCACCACAGCAAGCCGGTAAAGGAATGGCTTGAAGCGAACACGGACAAGATAAGCGTATTCTACCTGCCCAGCTACAGTCCCGAGCTGAATCCTGACGAACGTCTTAATGCCGACCTGAAACACGAAATATCTTCCAACGCACCGGCTCGGACTCGCGAAAAGCTACGCTCCCATGCGGAATCCCACATGAAAATGGTGAGCAACAGCCCTGAACGAGTAATCAAGTATTTTGGCGACAAGCATGTCTCTTATGCAGCATGA
- a CDS encoding AAA family ATPase encodes MLKNADLAPAIALAYLTGILLVVRDKVQPKLNVFKEFTMAGFGRLAEFVGFSAEETKALGDEHSIDFEKCRRWYDGYNIDGIEIYNPVVEAVDEGIIESCKLDWRTASLMTRVENKNRLQLFPF; translated from the coding sequence ATGCTCAAAAATGCCGACCTCGCTCCAGCAATAGCCCTTGCCTACCTCACCGGGATTCTGCTCGTCGTGCGCGACAAGGTGCAGCCCAAACTGAACGTGTTCAAGGAATTCACCATGGCGGGTTTCGGGCGGCTGGCGGAGTTCGTGGGATTCTCCGCCGAAGAGACGAAGGCTCTTGGCGACGAGCACAGCATTGATTTCGAGAAATGCAGACGCTGGTACGATGGTTACAACATTGACGGCATTGAAATCTACAATCCAGTCGTGGAAGCAGTGGACGAAGGCATCATCGAAAGTTGTAAGCTCGATTGGCGCACTGCGAGTCTCATGACCCGCGTAGAAAACAAAAATCGGTTACAGCTGTTTCCTTTTTAG
- the gmd gene encoding GDP-mannose 4,6-dehydratase, translated as MKNALITGITGQDGSYLAELLLEKGYKVYGLVRRKSKLDFNNAEHLKGKVEFIFGDMTDSASLLRAMEIAKPDEIYNLAAQSFVTTSWETPLSTADINAIGVTKLLEAVRLVKPETRVYQASTSEMFGKVQAVPQNETTPFYPRSPYGVSKLYGHWIIKNYRESYGMFACSGILFNHESERRGAEFVTRKITISVAKIKAGLQECVELGNLNASRDWGHSADYVRAMWLMLQQDVADDYVVASGETHTVRDFVTLAFRAAGMELEFHGEGEKEYATLQGTDRVLVKVNPKFFRPAEVDLLIGDASKAKKVLGWEPKISYADLVKRMVESDMKLLAEGKI; from the coding sequence ATGAAAAACGCACTGATTACAGGAATTACGGGCCAGGACGGCTCTTACTTGGCCGAACTGCTTTTGGAAAAAGGTTACAAGGTCTACGGCCTTGTTCGCCGCAAGAGCAAGCTGGATTTTAACAATGCGGAACACTTGAAGGGCAAAGTCGAATTCATTTTCGGCGATATGACGGATTCCGCATCGCTTCTTCGCGCCATGGAAATTGCAAAGCCGGATGAAATTTACAATCTCGCGGCGCAGTCCTTTGTGACGACTTCTTGGGAAACCCCGCTTTCGACTGCCGACATCAACGCGATCGGTGTGACGAAGCTCCTTGAAGCAGTGCGTCTTGTAAAGCCCGAAACCCGCGTCTATCAGGCGAGCACAAGCGAAATGTTCGGCAAGGTTCAGGCGGTTCCGCAGAACGAAACGACTCCGTTCTATCCGCGAAGCCCGTATGGCGTTTCAAAGCTTTACGGCCATTGGATTATCAAGAATTACCGCGAAAGTTATGGCATGTTCGCCTGCTCCGGCATTCTTTTTAACCATGAATCCGAACGTCGCGGTGCAGAATTCGTGACGCGCAAGATTACGATTTCCGTGGCGAAGATCAAGGCGGGATTGCAGGAATGTGTGGAACTCGGAAACTTGAACGCGAGCCGTGACTGGGGACACTCGGCGGATTACGTCCGCGCGATGTGGCTCATGTTGCAGCAAGACGTGGCTGACGATTATGTGGTTGCGTCGGGTGAAACGCACACAGTGCGTGATTTTGTGACGCTTGCATTCCGTGCTGCGGGCATGGAACTGGAATTCCACGGCGAAGGCGAAAAGGAATATGCGACGCTCCAGGGAACGGACCGAGTGCTTGTGAAAGTGAATCCGAAGTTCTTCCGCCCGGCAGAAGTCGACCTGTTGATCGGGGATGCGTCGAAGGCGAAGAAGGTTCTCGGCTGGGAACCGAAGATCTCTTATGCGGACTTGGTGAAGCGTATGGTCGAAAGCGACATGAAGCTTCTTGCTGAAGGAAAGATTTAA
- a CDS encoding GDP-mannose 4,6-dehydratase, whose translation MPRTLVVGATGFVGGYLVRELESAGHSVVQANFPEFNLLNLEQVEKTVRDAAPDYVVNLAAVSSVGQSWKDPLMTVDVNIKGSLHLLDSIQKFAPKAKTLLIGSAEEYAPKDSPLKETDALEASNPYGITKVAQENFANLYRKKFGMQIVCTRSFNHTGVGQLLSFALPSFCKQVADMDRSGKPGKIYVGNLSAFRDFSDVEDVVHVYRMLLETENDYTVYNVGSGKAHSMRELLQMIIDLAKVQIEVVQDPEKMRPVDIPYLCADNSRVQKFFRGTDIRETIRKMFSAFRNA comes from the coding sequence ATGCCGCGGACTTTAGTCGTCGGCGCTACGGGATTTGTGGGCGGATATCTTGTCCGCGAACTTGAAAGCGCTGGGCACAGCGTGGTCCAGGCGAATTTCCCGGAATTCAACCTGCTGAATTTGGAACAGGTCGAAAAGACAGTACGAGACGCCGCCCCTGATTACGTGGTGAATCTCGCCGCGGTGAGTTCTGTCGGTCAAAGCTGGAAAGATCCGTTGATGACCGTGGACGTGAATATCAAGGGCTCGCTCCACTTGCTCGATTCCATTCAGAAATTTGCCCCGAAGGCGAAAACGCTTTTGATCGGCAGTGCGGAAGAATACGCTCCTAAGGATTCTCCGTTAAAAGAAACGGATGCGCTCGAAGCGAGCAATCCTTACGGCATTACGAAGGTCGCACAGGAAAACTTTGCGAACCTTTACCGCAAAAAGTTCGGAATGCAGATCGTTTGCACACGCTCATTCAATCACACGGGCGTGGGACAGCTGTTGAGTTTTGCCCTGCCGAGCTTCTGCAAACAGGTCGCGGATATGGATCGGAGCGGTAAGCCTGGAAAAATTTACGTTGGAAACCTGAGCGCGTTCCGCGATTTTTCGGACGTGGAAGATGTGGTGCACGTTTACCGCATGCTTCTTGAAACGGAAAACGATTACACGGTTTACAACGTGGGATCGGGAAAGGCGCATTCCATGCGAGAACTTCTGCAGATGATTATCGACCTTGCAAAGGTCCAGATCGAAGTCGTGCAGGATCCGGAAAAAATGCGCCCTGTCGATATTCCGTACCTTTGCGCGGATAATTCCCGTGTGCAAAAGTTCTTTCGTGGCACGGACATTCGGGAGACCATTCGAAAAATGTTCTCCGCTTTCCGCAACGCTTAA
- a CDS encoding glycosyltransferase family 4 protein, which yields MAKKKILAINWRDIKNPEAGGAELYHHEIFKRLNERDYEVTFLSHRVKGLPNEEFIDGVRTVRIGNKFLFNFSVHSYVKKHCKEYDLVVENLNKIPFFTPTCLKGTKSLHMVMHFFRKSIFRETVFPIALYVYLMERAVALFYRNQNFLAISESTKEEIDDMGIRYKQMFVVEPGIDTEYFHPTEAKANPPVISYVGRLMKYKNAQFVISAMPRLNELVPGIQLQIAGSGDFRPELEQMVEQLGVKDSVQFLGRVSEDEKRNLLSRSSLFINPSLKEGWGINNIEANLCGTISLSNNVAGLKDSVIDGVTGLLYENDDVEGFCQKAASVLHDKERLAKLEANAKERALGMSWDAMTDKMQKAVEACLNS from the coding sequence GTGGCAAAGAAGAAAATTTTAGCGATTAACTGGCGAGACATCAAAAATCCGGAAGCGGGTGGCGCAGAACTTTACCATCACGAGATTTTTAAGCGGCTGAATGAACGCGATTACGAAGTCACATTCCTTTCTCACCGCGTCAAAGGGCTCCCGAACGAAGAATTCATCGATGGAGTTCGCACGGTCCGCATCGGCAACAAATTTCTGTTCAACTTCAGCGTGCACAGCTACGTCAAGAAACACTGCAAAGAATACGATCTCGTTGTCGAAAACTTGAACAAGATCCCATTCTTCACACCGACTTGTCTCAAGGGAACCAAGAGCCTCCACATGGTGATGCACTTTTTCCGCAAGTCCATCTTCCGCGAAACGGTCTTCCCTATCGCCCTGTACGTTTACTTAATGGAACGCGCTGTCGCGCTCTTCTACCGCAACCAGAACTTCCTCGCCATCTCCGAAAGCACCAAAGAAGAAATCGACGATATGGGCATTCGCTACAAGCAAATGTTTGTCGTGGAACCGGGCATCGACACGGAATATTTCCACCCGACCGAAGCCAAAGCAAATCCGCCTGTCATTTCTTACGTCGGCCGCTTGATGAAGTACAAAAACGCACAATTCGTCATCTCGGCCATGCCGCGCCTGAATGAACTCGTGCCGGGCATTCAGTTGCAGATCGCCGGCAGCGGAGACTTCCGTCCGGAACTCGAACAGATGGTGGAACAGCTCGGCGTCAAAGACTCCGTACAATTCCTCGGTCGCGTTTCCGAAGACGAAAAACGCAACCTTTTAAGCCGTTCTTCGCTCTTCATCAATCCGTCCTTGAAGGAAGGCTGGGGCATCAATAACATCGAAGCAAACCTCTGCGGCACCATTTCCCTTTCGAATAACGTCGCGGGCCTCAAGGATTCCGTCATCGACGGTGTCACTGGGCTTCTGTACGAAAACGATGACGTGGAAGGCTTCTGCCAAAAGGCAGCCTCCGTTCTGCACGACAAGGAACGTTTGGCTAAGCTCGAAGCGAATGCAAAAGAACGCGCCCTCGGCATGAGCTGGGACGCGATGACGGACAAAATGCAGAAGGCAGTCGAAGCCTGTCTGAATTCCTAA
- a CDS encoding DHH family phosphoesterase, protein MTIEEILSKASSVAIFGHVRPDGDCIGSCLGLYNYIADNFPNVQAQVFAEAFPPSYNLLNGADKILHEYDGRDVDLAFLMDTPSFERCGANGVECLKKAKFTCNIDHHISNPLNLCTVNFVEPSASSASEVLYFLLDSNKVSKNTANSMYLGIVHDTGAFKFSCTSKRTMTAVGDFIDKGCDFAQIINDTYYTRSYKATLITGLAMEKCKLGLDGKVVYSYVTPEDMQRFDVTPMDLGSVVDTIREVSETEVALFMYPVNGQYKISLRSNYIVDVNKIAGTFGGGGHAKAAGASTSEHPDVVIPKILKLIEAEL, encoded by the coding sequence ATGACGATTGAAGAAATACTTTCGAAAGCGAGTTCCGTGGCGATTTTTGGACATGTCCGTCCGGACGGTGACTGTATCGGTTCTTGCCTCGGTCTGTACAATTATATCGCAGACAATTTCCCGAATGTACAGGCGCAGGTTTTTGCCGAAGCTTTCCCGCCGAGTTACAATCTTTTGAACGGTGCCGACAAAATTTTGCACGAATACGATGGCCGCGATGTAGATCTCGCTTTCCTCATGGATACACCGTCTTTTGAACGCTGCGGTGCAAATGGTGTAGAATGTTTGAAAAAAGCAAAATTCACCTGCAACATAGACCATCATATCAGCAATCCGCTGAACCTATGCACAGTCAATTTCGTCGAACCCAGTGCAAGTTCCGCAAGCGAAGTTCTTTACTTCCTGCTGGATTCGAACAAAGTAAGCAAAAACACAGCTAACAGCATGTACCTCGGAATCGTCCACGATACAGGCGCCTTCAAGTTCAGCTGTACGAGCAAGCGCACCATGACCGCTGTCGGTGACTTCATCGACAAAGGCTGCGACTTCGCACAAATCATCAACGACACCTATTACACACGATCTTACAAAGCAACCCTCATCACGGGCCTCGCTATGGAAAAGTGCAAGCTCGGCTTGGACGGCAAAGTGGTTTACTCTTACGTCACCCCAGAAGACATGCAGCGCTTTGACGTCACCCCGATGGATCTGGGTTCCGTCGTCGACACGATCCGCGAAGTCAGCGAAACCGAAGTGGCTCTTTTCATGTATCCGGTCAATGGTCAGTATAAAATCAGCTTGCGCTCGAACTATATCGTAGACGTGAACAAGATCGCAGGGACCTTCGGCGGTGGCGGACACGCAAAAGCCGCAGGCGCAAGCACAAGCGAACATCCAGACGTCGTGATTCCCAAAATTTTGAAGCTGATCGAAGCGGAGCTGTAA
- a CDS encoding D-alanine--D-alanine ligase family protein translates to MSRLRVLVFMGGYSTEHDVSVTSGTGVIRAMDRTKYNIHPVLIQKDGTWIWSSRELSPYQKDNFSENYFYSLEGPSARQEKNPALSELPSADIAFLALHGKWGEDGHVQALLENWGIPYTGCGLLASALAMDKVLCKAAYLSVGIDTPPYRVLFRDDFSGDKLVDAADALGFPLVIKDPVGGSSIGMGIAKDLDEAGQIVNNLFKNSNRLLCEKFIQGQEASCGYIEGVETPLPPTEMRMTTREYFDFEAKYNGECREVTPAEFPEELTKRIQQLSKKAHLAIGGAGYSRTDVRIDADGKLWALETNTLPGMTPTSILPAEAAAVGIDYTHLIDLIIDTSLKIER, encoded by the coding sequence ATGTCTCGCTTGCGCGTTTTGGTTTTTATGGGCGGTTATTCCACGGAACACGATGTTTCTGTCACCAGTGGTACCGGCGTTATCCGCGCGATGGATCGTACTAAGTACAACATTCATCCGGTTTTGATTCAAAAGGACGGAACCTGGATTTGGTCTTCTCGAGAACTTTCTCCGTATCAGAAGGATAACTTTAGCGAGAATTATTTCTACAGCTTGGAAGGTCCGAGTGCAAGACAGGAAAAGAATCCGGCTCTTTCGGAACTTCCGAGTGCAGACATCGCCTTCCTCGCTTTGCACGGCAAGTGGGGCGAAGACGGCCACGTTCAGGCTCTTCTCGAAAACTGGGGCATTCCGTACACGGGTTGCGGCCTTCTTGCTAGTGCTCTCGCCATGGACAAGGTTCTTTGCAAGGCTGCATACCTTTCTGTTGGCATCGATACGCCTCCGTACCGAGTTCTTTTCCGCGATGATTTCTCGGGCGATAAGCTTGTGGATGCGGCAGACGCTTTGGGCTTCCCGCTTGTGATCAAGGATCCGGTGGGCGGTTCGAGCATCGGCATGGGCATTGCGAAGGATTTGGACGAAGCCGGTCAGATTGTGAACAATCTCTTCAAGAATTCGAACCGTCTCCTTTGCGAAAAGTTCATCCAGGGTCAAGAAGCGAGCTGCGGTTATATCGAAGGCGTTGAAACGCCGCTTCCGCCGACCGAAATGCGCATGACCACCCGTGAATATTTTGACTTCGAAGCGAAGTATAACGGTGAATGCCGCGAAGTGACTCCGGCAGAATTCCCGGAAGAACTCACTAAGCGCATCCAGCAACTTTCCAAGAAGGCTCATCTCGCAATCGGTGGCGCTGGCTACAGCCGCACGGACGTTCGCATTGACGCAGACGGCAAGCTCTGGGCTCTCGAAACGAATACGCTTCCGGGCATGACGCCGACTTCGATCCTTCCGGCAGAAGCCGCAGCTGTCGGCATTGACTACACTCATCTGATTGATCTGATCATCGACACAAGCCTCAAGATTGAGCGTTAA
- the tsaB gene encoding tRNA (adenosine(37)-N6)-threonylcarbamoyltransferase complex dimerization subunit type 1 TsaB, translated as MELDLILDTSRKGIALGIYAAGKPVCEHFEPESRGENLGRILDAALEQAKVALDDVKRVLVTLGPGSFTGLRTGIAFCEGLCFSGKRSLYGISTLKALRSLCADENSVVVLYARTGFFYVGTQTEELFIPVEEALQKFEDLKIASFVVDHRSAEEERLKALVQKTNAQLIVSEGNEIAPFCKFFAEVEPNIVQSANYIQPSYYERRGAEGVIR; from the coding sequence ATGGAACTCGATCTCATTCTTGATACATCGCGCAAAGGGATTGCTCTTGGCATCTACGCCGCGGGGAAGCCTGTATGTGAACATTTTGAACCGGAATCCCGCGGTGAAAACCTGGGACGGATTCTCGATGCTGCCTTGGAACAGGCGAAGGTGGCTCTTGACGACGTAAAACGCGTTCTCGTGACGCTCGGTCCGGGATCCTTTACGGGACTTCGCACGGGCATCGCCTTCTGCGAAGGACTTTGCTTTTCGGGAAAACGCTCCTTGTACGGGATTTCGACTCTGAAGGCGCTGCGCTCTCTTTGCGCAGATGAAAATTCCGTCGTTGTGCTGTATGCGCGTACGGGATTCTTCTACGTGGGAACGCAGACGGAAGAACTCTTTATTCCGGTCGAAGAAGCGCTTCAAAAGTTTGAAGATTTGAAGATTGCATCTTTTGTCGTGGACCATCGTTCCGCGGAAGAAGAACGGTTGAAGGCTTTGGTTCAAAAAACGAACGCACAGCTAATCGTTTCGGAGGGAAATGAAATCGCTCCGTTTTGCAAGTTCTTTGCGGAAGTGGAACCGAACATTGTGCAGAGTGCGAACTACATTCAGCCGTCTTATTACGAACGCCGTGGTGCAGAGGGGGTTATTCGCTAA
- a CDS encoding GNAT family N-acetyltransferase, translating into MSEVAMTVREMEDRDIPAVLEIQNATHFENWDEKTLQKFLLKTYTFAFVAEAPDSAGNWKLAGYAVFSLAADEAELLAISTAPEFLRKGVATEIFAEGEEALADAGARNFYLEVREHNESAIAFYRNLGFEKNGERGGYYSDGENAVLMTRPL; encoded by the coding sequence ATGTCTGAAGTTGCAATGACAGTCCGTGAAATGGAAGATCGTGACATTCCAGCTGTGCTCGAAATTCAAAATGCGACGCACTTTGAAAACTGGGATGAAAAGACTCTCCAGAAATTCTTGTTGAAAACGTACACGTTTGCGTTTGTGGCAGAAGCTCCAGATTCGGCTGGGAACTGGAAGCTTGCGGGTTACGCAGTCTTCTCTTTGGCTGCCGATGAAGCGGAACTGCTTGCTATTTCGACTGCGCCTGAATTCCTTCGCAAAGGCGTGGCTACGGAAATCTTTGCGGAAGGCGAAGAAGCCCTTGCCGATGCGGGTGCTCGGAACTTTTACCTCGAAGTCCGTGAGCATAATGAATCTGCTATCGCATTCTATCGCAACCTGGGCTTTGAAAAGAACGGGGAACGCGGAGGTTATTACTCTGACGGGGAAAATGCGGTCTTGATGACTCGTCCTCTTTAA
- a CDS encoding ElyC/SanA/YdcF family protein: MSRIFKPISDIRKEKRRAKIVTRTRIVVAVVLCILLFYVLVSYSGHWLVRDDSFEHVNWVVVLDGQSGDLERSDYAAKLVREGKADSVLILGRRVFRDKNNADFYAEDMEEVGGVDPSRIYIYRHDDPSTIEEAVSVIPWFKRRAPKDTVLLLTAAPATRRAAFLFNTLSGGHPAFITVDLHDWRYNAKTWIFEREARKNWLREWAAILNAKWDLLGVDTLLVSDRPVRFPERWENAVSSKTNVTPPPLSQLVSIKKAIASQDSTVKEIQAEAQQESMPLPDSL; the protein is encoded by the coding sequence ATGAGCCGAATTTTTAAGCCGATTTCCGATATCCGAAAAGAGAAGCGCCGTGCGAAGATCGTGACGCGGACTCGAATCGTTGTTGCTGTCGTTTTGTGCATTCTTCTCTTTTACGTTTTGGTCTCTTACAGCGGCCACTGGCTTGTACGGGATGACTCCTTTGAACATGTGAACTGGGTCGTTGTCCTGGATGGGCAGAGCGGAGATTTGGAACGCTCGGATTACGCGGCAAAGCTTGTGCGCGAAGGCAAGGCGGATTCCGTGTTGATTCTTGGACGCCGTGTGTTCCGCGATAAGAACAATGCGGACTTTTATGCCGAAGACATGGAAGAAGTCGGCGGAGTCGATCCGAGCCGCATTTACATCTACCGCCACGACGATCCGAGTACGATCGAAGAAGCGGTCTCGGTCATTCCTTGGTTCAAACGTCGCGCTCCGAAGGATACGGTCTTATTGCTTACGGCCGCTCCGGCAACACGCCGTGCAGCGTTCCTCTTCAATACGCTTTCCGGTGGACATCCCGCATTCATCACGGTGGATTTGCACGATTGGCGTTACAATGCAAAGACCTGGATTTTTGAACGGGAAGCTCGCAAGAACTGGCTCCGCGAATGGGCAGCCATTTTGAATGCAAAATGGGATTTGCTCGGCGTGGATACGCTTCTTGTTTCGGACCGTCCAGTCCGCTTCCCGGAACGTTGGGAAAACGCAGTCTCTTCAAAGACAAACGTTACCCCTCCTCCTCTTTCTCAGTTGGTTTCGATCAAAAAGGCGATCGCTTCTCAGGATTCTACCGTTAAGGAAATTCAGGCAGAAGCTCAGCAAGAATCGATGCCATTACCGGATTCCCTCTAA
- a CDS encoding NAD-dependent epimerase/dehydratase family protein encodes MDCTIALVGAGGFVGSHLLWALLERTPWKILAVDLDFHRLQNLRSQKDSRVEFLLADIAEPQIIQMVSQCEIVVNLAAICTPSRYMSEALAVIESNFSHPAALADACAKTGSWLVYFSTSEVYGKTTLATEVLDEDASDFIQGSVKASRWSYAVAKQLSERYIAAIPNLKYSVVRPFNFIGPWMDFMPGVDGDGIPRVLANFSSALVQNEPMVLVNGGEARRSFTSIHDAVDFMFCLFENREKAYGEAFNVGNAKNELSIRELAVLMRRIYARILSVPEEKLSPFKELSGEAYYGEGYEDSLRRIPSVKKSKSLLGFEAKIPLEEALEESLRWFHAHYTSECKRS; translated from the coding sequence TTGGACTGTACGATCGCTCTTGTCGGAGCAGGAGGCTTTGTCGGCTCGCACCTGCTCTGGGCTCTTTTGGAACGGACTCCGTGGAAAATCCTCGCTGTAGATTTGGATTTTCACCGGCTTCAAAATTTGCGGTCGCAGAAGGATTCCCGGGTGGAATTCCTATTGGCAGATATTGCCGAACCGCAGATAATCCAAATGGTTTCCCAGTGTGAAATCGTGGTGAACCTTGCGGCGATTTGCACCCCGAGCCGTTACATGAGTGAAGCGCTCGCAGTCATCGAAAGTAACTTTTCGCATCCCGCGGCCCTTGCCGATGCCTGTGCTAAAACGGGCTCCTGGCTTGTTTATTTTTCGACGTCGGAAGTTTACGGTAAAACCACTTTGGCGACAGAAGTCCTGGACGAAGATGCTTCGGATTTTATCCAAGGTTCGGTCAAGGCTTCGCGTTGGTCTTATGCGGTAGCAAAGCAACTTTCCGAACGTTACATCGCTGCGATTCCGAACCTGAAGTATTCGGTGGTGCGACCTTTCAATTTTATCGGTCCTTGGATGGACTTTATGCCGGGCGTGGATGGCGATGGCATTCCGCGGGTCCTTGCGAATTTTTCGAGTGCCTTGGTGCAAAACGAGCCGATGGTGCTTGTGAACGGTGGGGAAGCGAGACGCTCCTTTACATCGATCCATGACGCTGTGGACTTTATGTTCTGTCTTTTTGAAAATCGGGAAAAGGCTTACGGCGAAGCGTTCAACGTGGGCAATGCAAAGAATGAACTTTCGATTCGCGAGCTTGCCGTTTTGATGCGCCGCATTTATGCTCGCATTCTTTCTGTTCCAGAAGAAAAACTTTCGCCGTTCAAAGAACTTTCGGGCGAAGCTTATTACGGTGAAGGTTATGAAGATTCCCTGCGCCGCATTCCTTCGGTTAAAAAGTCCAAAAGCTTGCTCGGCTTTGAAGCCAAGATTCCTTTAGAAGAAGCTTTGGAAGAATCGCTTCGTTGGTTCCATGCGCATTATACTTCGGAGTGTAAACGTTCATGA
- a CDS encoding glycosyltransferase family 2 protein, with protein MTRDLFLFIPAYNVERELLDLLKSIPSSVLLRTAELLIVNDGSADKTLAVAKKFADEEIRTSVRVESFAKNSGYGAVIKTGLLRAKELAGLLNVKFAVCLHGDGQYPAKSILPMIETLEGSDAVICQGSRHALQGGPREGRMPLYKFLGGKLLTFIENCVFMNKLSDRHSGLIAYRTSYLKKLNLKKLSGSFDIDLEILATADAQKEKLLEIPIETRYAGEVSNLRVIPYGFRVLRVALRRLRGFYG; from the coding sequence ATGACCCGTGACCTGTTCCTGTTCATTCCGGCTTACAATGTGGAGCGGGAACTTCTGGATTTATTAAAATCCATTCCGTCTTCCGTTTTGCTGCGCACGGCGGAGCTTTTGATTGTGAACGATGGGAGCGCCGATAAGACCCTCGCCGTCGCCAAAAAGTTTGCCGATGAAGAAATTCGAACGAGCGTTCGCGTCGAAAGCTTTGCGAAGAACTCAGGTTATGGCGCGGTCATCAAAACGGGCCTTTTGCGCGCCAAGGAACTAGCCGGACTTTTGAACGTAAAATTTGCCGTTTGCTTACACGGAGACGGTCAATATCCCGCAAAGTCCATTCTACCGATGATCGAAACGCTCGAAGGATCGGACGCGGTCATTTGCCAGGGATCGCGGCATGCCTTGCAAGGTGGCCCTCGGGAAGGACGCATGCCGCTTTACAAGTTTCTCGGCGGAAAGCTTTTGACCTTTATTGAAAATTGCGTTTTTATGAACAAGCTCTCGGATCGTCACAGCGGCTTGATCGCTTACCGAACCTCTTACTTGAAAAAACTCAACTTGAAAAAGCTCAGCGGTTCGTTCGATATCGATCTTGAAATTTTAGCGACCGCGGATGCGCAAAAGGAAAAACTTTTGGAAATTCCCATTGAAACGCGCTATGCGGGGGAAGTTTCCAATTTGCGCGTGATACCTTACGGTTTCCGTGTGTTGCGCGTTGCACTTCGCCGTTTGAGAGGCTTTTATGGTTGA